The following coding sequences lie in one Leucobacter allii genomic window:
- a CDS encoding M23 family metallopeptidase, which translates to MPDLIYWPFDPGIIREYPGASQLAIRPQHYGTDFPVAAGTPLRATISGTVRLTWNDGYGAYVLDIVAPSGTVIRNGHLSRMDVPHGAWVNAGDWIGLTGGRPGSAGAGLSTGAHLHWEIRDNIRWDGYGWYDPRDLEIHHFAELDFPPATTTSADAAPPLLGMESEMIVYYAHALGKGQPGWLVMGYSPKALILSTQESANEWARRIGKETISAGYDGFRKYLRAAGGTVAQLATVSKG; encoded by the coding sequence ATGCCTGACCTCATCTATTGGCCGTTCGATCCGGGGATCATCCGCGAGTATCCGGGCGCATCGCAGCTCGCGATCCGGCCACAGCACTATGGAACCGATTTCCCCGTCGCGGCCGGCACACCACTGCGCGCCACGATCTCCGGCACGGTGCGTCTCACATGGAACGACGGGTACGGGGCGTACGTCCTCGACATCGTCGCCCCTTCCGGGACCGTGATCCGAAACGGGCACCTGTCCCGCATGGACGTCCCGCACGGAGCGTGGGTGAATGCCGGCGACTGGATCGGCCTCACCGGTGGTCGCCCCGGAAGTGCCGGCGCGGGCCTCTCCACGGGGGCGCATCTCCACTGGGAGATTCGCGACAACATCCGGTGGGACGGATACGGCTGGTACGACCCCCGCGACCTCGAGATCCACCACTTCGCGGAGCTCGATTTCCCGCCCGCAACCACAACCTCGGCGGACGCTGCTCCGCCCCTACTCGGAATGGAGTCCGAAATGATCGTCTACTACGCTCACGCCCTCGGCAAGGGTCAGCCTGGCTGGCTCGTGATGGGGTACTCCCCGAAGGCGCTGATCCTCTCCACCCAGGAGTCTGCGAATGAATGGGCGCGCCGTATCGGCAAGGAGACGATTTCCGCCGGGTACGACGGCTTCCGGAAGTACCTGCGCGCCGCGGGCGGCACGGTCGCCCAGCTCGCCACCGTCAGCAAGGGCTAA
- a CDS encoding SOS response-associated peptidase, with amino-acid sequence MDYDENMNVAGGRELARWLTGRPAGYEPSWNVKPTQPLPIAFTDHKSGDPRFEYAFWSLVPVWSKELKTRFPTFNARSETASEKASFKASVKSRRCIIPVTGFYEWTGPKSSRTPHAIFGPDPILPMAGLYSWWHEPDAGDDEGWHLTATILTRASAGILQTLHDRMPVFMSDELLADWLDPETEGDKLLLDAVSEASVPISEHLREYAVKPLRGDGSELIEPA; translated from the coding sequence GTGGACTACGACGAGAACATGAATGTGGCTGGCGGGCGCGAGCTCGCGCGCTGGTTGACGGGCCGGCCGGCTGGGTATGAGCCATCCTGGAACGTGAAGCCGACACAGCCGTTGCCGATCGCGTTCACGGACCACAAGTCAGGCGATCCCCGTTTCGAGTACGCGTTCTGGTCTCTCGTCCCGGTCTGGTCGAAGGAGCTCAAGACGCGCTTCCCGACGTTTAACGCGCGAAGCGAGACCGCGTCGGAGAAGGCTTCGTTCAAGGCCTCGGTGAAGTCGCGGCGCTGCATCATCCCCGTCACGGGCTTCTACGAGTGGACCGGACCGAAGTCGAGCCGGACCCCGCATGCGATCTTCGGTCCTGACCCGATCCTCCCCATGGCAGGCCTCTACTCCTGGTGGCACGAGCCCGATGCTGGGGATGACGAGGGCTGGCATCTCACTGCGACGATACTTACTCGCGCATCCGCTGGCATCTTGCAGACGTTGCATGATCGGATGCCGGTCTTCATGAGCGACGAGCTACTGGCCGACTGGCTCGACCCCGAAACCGAAGGTGACAAGCTCTTGCTGGATGCGGTGTCGGAGGCGTCGGTGCCGATCTCAGAGCACCTCCGCGAGTACGCTGTGAAGCCGCTGCGCGGCGACGGGTCAGAGCTCATCGAACCCGCCTAA
- a CDS encoding ATP-binding protein, with amino-acid sequence MDNESVVFDLSWVTFIDPAFAVSLTSRVALFCEFGISVVVLPPATSDAAVYASRLQLPEMLGRLGSDARGFPTISSNHIPERILELQDFRGPEGLEALAEQVGLHVRDEAATDGLRDCLFEAGQNVYQHSGKNQGFVAAQFYPKVGRYRFAIADSGMGYRASLAAAHSPSDDAEAIDLAMTKGISGTGKETRGLGLSEVRHIVTSHGGWVSVTSGTVTKTFNDPEEKPASHRVGDYVPGTVLEGCIRSRYGIHGR; translated from the coding sequence GTGGACAATGAAAGTGTTGTCTTCGATCTCTCCTGGGTTACATTCATCGACCCAGCGTTTGCTGTTTCTCTCACCTCCCGAGTTGCGCTGTTTTGTGAGTTCGGTATCTCTGTAGTAGTTCTGCCGCCCGCAACCAGTGACGCCGCGGTGTATGCCTCCAGACTTCAGCTTCCCGAAATGCTTGGTCGACTTGGCAGTGATGCGCGCGGCTTCCCGACGATCTCAAGTAACCACATCCCCGAGCGCATCCTCGAGTTGCAGGACTTCCGAGGCCCTGAAGGGCTTGAAGCGCTGGCGGAGCAGGTTGGTTTGCACGTTCGGGATGAAGCGGCGACGGATGGTCTGCGTGACTGCCTGTTTGAGGCTGGACAGAATGTCTACCAACACTCGGGAAAGAACCAGGGTTTCGTTGCAGCCCAGTTTTACCCGAAAGTCGGGCGGTACAGGTTTGCAATTGCCGATTCAGGGATGGGATATCGTGCTTCGTTAGCCGCTGCACACTCTCCGTCGGATGATGCCGAAGCGATAGATCTGGCAATGACCAAGGGGATTTCGGGCACAGGAAAGGAAACCCGCGGCCTCGGGCTAAGTGAGGTTCGTCATATCGTGACTAGTCACGGCGGCTGGGTCTCAGTTACGTCGGGTACGGTCACGAAGACATTTAACGACCCGGAGGAAAAGCCAGCGAGTCATAGAGTGGGGGATTATGTGCCAGGAACCGTGCTCGAAGGATGCATCCGCTCCCGGTATGGAATCCACGGACGTTAG